A genomic stretch from Candidatus Hydrogenisulfobacillus filiaventi includes:
- a CDS encoding Flagellar basal body protein — protein sequence MFSTLGIAASGLATAGVQLNADAVNLANLQTPGFGRQSVAVTAGAEQLVRPGTTVLAGQVLVPDLGWPQGSVVAGTAPLFGDSIRPTGVPTNLAIAGAGFFAVQAPDGGVAYTRAGDFAPDAAGQLVLPDGSRLLPPVTVPPGATVAISSQGVVTATLPSGTTRTLGRITLVQFPNPQGLEAIGGNLYRPGPDAGAPQPGRPGTGGLGTLQAGALNQSGVSLTATLGNLLEAQETYLLTARVLGVAGSLERLTAGLRA from the coding sequence ATGTTCTCTACCTTGGGTATTGCGGCCTCCGGCCTGGCTACCGCCGGGGTGCAGCTCAATGCGGACGCGGTCAACCTGGCGAATCTCCAAACCCCTGGTTTTGGCCGGCAGTCGGTGGCGGTAACGGCAGGGGCCGAGCAGCTGGTCCGGCCCGGGACCACCGTGCTGGCGGGCCAGGTGCTGGTCCCGGACCTGGGCTGGCCGCAGGGTTCGGTAGTCGCCGGGACGGCCCCGCTGTTCGGGGACAGCATCCGGCCGACCGGGGTGCCCACCAACCTGGCCATTGCCGGGGCGGGATTCTTTGCCGTCCAGGCTCCCGACGGCGGGGTGGCCTACACCCGGGCGGGTGACTTCGCCCCGGATGCCGCCGGGCAGCTGGTGCTGCCGGACGGGTCGCGGCTGCTGCCGCCGGTCACGGTACCGCCGGGGGCCACAGTCGCCATTTCGTCCCAGGGGGTGGTAACCGCCACCTTGCCCTCCGGCACCACCCGCACCCTGGGGCGCATCACCCTGGTGCAGTTCCCCAACCCGCAGGGGCTGGAGGCCATCGGCGGCAACCTTTACCGGCCCGGACCCGACGCCGGGGCACCGCAGCCGGGCCGGCCGGGTACCGGCGGCCTCGGCACCCTGCAGGCGGGCGCCCTCAACCAGTCGGGGGTCAGCCTGACCGCCACCCTCGGTAACCTGCTGGAGGCGCAGGAAACCTACCTCCTCACCGCCCGGGTACTGGGCGTAGCGGGGAGCCTGGAACGGCTCACGGCCGGGCTGCGCGCCTAG
- a CDS encoding Flagellar protein FliL: MLRRMVGFLVAFLVGAAAGAAGLWFGFPHLLTSRPAPAVTAAFNPAQAVGVTEGDIESNLRQNGHYIRFTVSFAVMPQALKAAEAAAGQTDPASSSGGGSGGTGSAALDARIRNALIDLCRSTSYNALQSPGGLSAFKAAVKVQLEAIFGPGQVGAVYFPTLLTQ, translated from the coding sequence ATGTTGCGGCGGATGGTGGGTTTCCTGGTGGCGTTTCTGGTGGGGGCGGCCGCGGGCGCGGCCGGGCTCTGGTTCGGGTTTCCGCATCTGTTGACGTCCCGGCCGGCCCCGGCCGTAACGGCCGCCTTTAATCCCGCCCAGGCGGTGGGGGTGACGGAAGGCGATATCGAGAGCAACCTGCGCCAGAACGGGCATTACATCCGCTTTACCGTCAGCTTTGCGGTAATGCCCCAGGCTCTCAAGGCGGCGGAGGCGGCGGCCGGGCAAACCGACCCTGCCAGTTCCTCCGGCGGCGGGTCCGGTGGCACCGGGTCGGCGGCTCTGGACGCGCGCATCCGCAACGCCCTCATCGACCTCTGCCGGTCCACCTCCTACAATGCCCTGCAAAGTCCGGGGGGGCTCTCCGCTTTCAAGGCGGCGGTCAAGGTGCAGCTGGAGGCCATCTTTGGGCCGGGGCAGGTGGGGGCCGTTTACTTCCCCACCCTATTGACGCAGTGA